CTCCGCAACATTTGCGCAGATCGCGAGAATGTCGATGTGGCCCGAGAGACGACCGACATGCGAAAGGCATGGCGAAGGGGGCAGGGCATCCTCGGGCTCAAGCCTGCATTGTCTTGCGGCCGCCTCCGCGGCCACGCCATGGCACAGAATGCCGGGATAAGATCGACAGGAATCTTTCGGCGCGACGACCTCGAAATGGGCTGAACACTCCATGTCGCGCCCGGGTATCCGCGCCTATATTGCACAAGAGACATGCGCCGTCACGGGGCCGTGTCCCCATCGAGCCGGCGCGGTGCCGCTGTGGGCCGGGGTGGCGGCGATCGCGGTCGGCGCCGGGATCCTGCTGGTCGGCAGGCGGCGTTAAGGTCGTCGGCTCCGGGCGATCTTCCGGCGGGGCGACCGGGGAGCGAGGCGAACGCAAAGGGAGGATGGAGACATGAACTGGATTGTCTCGTTGATCATTGGCGGCGTCATCGGCTGGCTGGCCAGCATCGTCATGAAGACAAACGCCCAGATGGGCTGGATCGCCAATGTGCTGGTCGGCATCATCGGCTCGTCGTTGGGATTCTGGGTCGCCGGACTCCTGGGGATCGTACCCGTCGGCGGCGT
This sequence is a window from bacterium. Protein-coding genes within it:
- a CDS encoding GlsB/YeaQ/YmgE family stress response membrane protein, with amino-acid sequence MNWIVSLIIGGVIGWLASIVMKTNAQMGWIANVLVGIIGSSLGFWVAGLLGIVPVGGVLHWVIAVAGAALLIAILRAVGVFRG